A genomic region of Vitis vinifera cultivar Pinot Noir 40024 chromosome 7, ASM3070453v1 contains the following coding sequences:
- the LOC100247060 gene encoding probable polygalacturonase, with protein sequence MKRLVALLLLLALSCAVEHNGVGNDGQCKYKKSLEPRPHSVSILEFGAVGDGKTSNTIAFENAIFYLKSFADKGGAQLYVPPGRWLTGSFNLTSHLTLFLERGATILGSQDFTHWEILDPLPSYGRGIELPGGRYRSLINGPNLSDVVITGNNGTIDGQGSVWWENFSSHSLNYSRPHIVEFISSNDIIISNLTFLNSPAWNIHPVYCSNVWVQNITAYAPPESPRTSGVVPDSSEYICIEDSNISMGYDAIVLKSGWDEYGIAYGKPTRNVHIRRVWLQSSSGSGLAFGSEMSGGISDILVEHIHLQDSSTGIKLKTTKGRGGYIKGILISDVEMENVGLTIGATGQCRSHPDDKYDPGALPVVDGITFKDMVGTNVSIAGNFSGIYESPFTSICLFNISLSITSNSSKPWLCSNVFGSSECVSPEPCPNLQTKTSNSFSTCSSFPYTNTLATVL encoded by the exons GTGGCATTGCTTTTGCTTCTGGCATTGAGTTGTGCTGTTGAACATAATGGGGTCGGGAATGATGGACAGTGCAAATACAAGAAATCTTTAGAACCCAGACCTCACAGTGTGTCCATCTTGGAGTTTGGGGCAGTAGGGGATGGCAAAACATCGAACACAATTGCCTTTGAGAATGCCATTTTCTATCTCAAGTCCTTTGCTGATAAGGGTGGTGCTCAGCTCTATGTTCCACCAGGCAGGTGGCTTACGGGAAGCTTTAACCTTACCAGCCATCTCACCCTCTTCCTTGAACGAGGAGCTACCATTCTTGGATCTCAG GACTTCACCCATTGGGAAATACTTGATCCATTACCATCTTATGGTCGAGGGATTGAACTTCCAGGTGGAAGATATCGCAGCTTGATTAATGGACCGAATTTAAGTGATGTGGTGATTACAG GTAACAATGGAACCATTGATGGTCAGGGTTCTGTCTGGTGGGAGAATTTCAGTTCCCATTCCCTAAATTACAGCCGCCCCCATATTGTGGAATTTATCAGCTCCAATGATATCATTATCTCAAATTTAACCTTCTTAAATTCCCCAGCCTGGAACATTCATCCTGTATACTGCAG CAATGTTTGGGTTCAAAACATAACAGCTTATGCTCCTCCAGAATCTCCTCGTACCAGTGGTGTTGTCCCAG ATTCTTCTGAGTACATTTGCATTGAAGACAGCAACATCAGCATGGGCTATGATGCCATTGTGCTCAAGAGTGGGTGGGATGAGTATGGAATTGCCTACGGAAAACCAACCAGGAATGTGCATATCAGGAGAGTTTGGCTACAGTCTAGTTCGGGCTCTGGCCTAGCATTTGGCAGTGAAATGTCTGGGGGCATCTCCGACATACTTGTGGAGCACATACACTTGCAGGACTCATCGACAGGCATCAAGCTCAAGACAACCAAAGGGAGGGGTGGCTACATTAAAGGCATCCTCATATCAGATGTTGAAATGGAAAATGTTGGCCTGACCATTGGAGCAACAGGCCAGTGCAGATCCCACCCAGACGACAAGTATGATCCTGGTGCACTCCCAGTTGTTGATGGTATCACCTTTAAGGATATGGTCGGTACAAACGTAAGTATTGCAGGCAATTTTTCTGGAATCTATGAGTCTCCTTTCACATCAATTTGTCTATTCAATATTTCCTTGTCCATCACTTCTAATTCTTCTAAGCCATGGCTCTGTTCCAATGTATTCGGTTCATCTGAGTGTGTGTCTCCTGAACCATGTCCCAACCTCCAAACCAAAACCTCAAATTCTTTCTCAACTTGCTCTTCCTTCCCATACACAAATACTCTAGCTACAGTTTTATGA